Proteins encoded within one genomic window of Ideonella dechloratans:
- a CDS encoding LuxR C-terminal-related transcriptional regulator, translated as MHILLADNHPLVLWAFQTLLEEIRPGVAVRTVCTPAELREAMAHGGGCGLVLLDLQLGAPGEGYALLAELRMNHPDVSVVVTSATDHSPDVIQSIDLGACGYLPKRLSMAALADALRLILDGGIFVPPMSLPDAMPAHAVSAHAAGTRPGDTAPYQTLPSFETLGLTPRQADVLSLLLQGKPNKEIARRLGLSVETVKDHVQAVLRALGVNSRTQAVLAVSQLGAKRHVPAAVTPLR; from the coding sequence ATGCACATCCTGTTGGCCGACAACCATCCCCTGGTTCTCTGGGCCTTCCAGACCCTGCTGGAGGAGATCCGTCCCGGAGTCGCCGTGCGCACCGTCTGCACCCCCGCCGAGTTGCGGGAGGCCATGGCCCATGGCGGGGGCTGCGGGCTGGTGCTGCTGGACCTGCAGCTGGGGGCGCCGGGGGAGGGCTACGCCCTGCTGGCCGAGCTGCGGATGAACCACCCCGACGTGTCCGTTGTCGTGACCTCGGCCACCGACCATTCGCCCGACGTCATCCAGTCCATCGATCTGGGGGCCTGTGGCTACCTGCCCAAGCGCCTGAGCATGGCGGCCCTGGCCGATGCCCTGCGGCTGATCCTGGACGGGGGCATCTTCGTGCCGCCGATGAGCCTGCCCGATGCCATGCCCGCTCACGCGGTGTCTGCCCATGCCGCAGGCACCCGGCCGGGTGACACGGCGCCCTACCAGACCCTGCCGTCCTTCGAAACCCTGGGGCTGACGCCTCGTCAGGCCGATGTGCTGAGCCTGCTGCTGCAGGGCAAGCCCAACAAGGAGATCGCCCGGCGTCTGGGCCTGTCAGTGGAAACGGTCAAGGACCATGTGCAGGCGGTGCTGCGGGCCCTGGGGGTGAACTCGCGCACCCAGGCGGTGCTGGCGGTGAGCCAGCTGGGGGCCAAGCGCCACGTGCCGGCGGCGGTCACGCCTCTGCGCTGA
- a CDS encoding DNA-3-methyladenine glycosylase I, with protein MSATEMAADGRPRCRWCLATPEYLAYHDTEWGYPVVDDRRLFEKLCLEGFQSGLSWRTILAKRENFRAAFDGFDFHAMARYGEADVARLLADAGIVRHRGKIEAVIHNAGRAQALAEEAGSLAAYFWRYEPTADALATPQTVSVSPESIALSKDLKKRGWKFVGPTTVYAFMQAMGLVNDHAVGCVTRAEVARARAAFQRPG; from the coding sequence ATGAGTGCCACCGAGATGGCGGCCGACGGCCGGCCGCGCTGCCGCTGGTGCCTGGCCACGCCGGAATACCTGGCCTACCACGACACCGAGTGGGGCTACCCGGTGGTGGACGACCGGCGCCTGTTCGAGAAGCTCTGCCTGGAGGGCTTCCAGTCGGGCCTGAGCTGGCGCACCATCCTGGCCAAGCGGGAGAACTTCCGCGCCGCCTTCGACGGCTTCGACTTCCACGCCATGGCCCGCTACGGCGAGGCCGACGTGGCCCGGCTGCTGGCCGATGCCGGCATCGTGCGCCACCGCGGCAAGATCGAGGCGGTGATCCACAACGCCGGCCGCGCCCAGGCCCTGGCCGAAGAGGCCGGTTCGCTGGCGGCCTATTTCTGGCGCTACGAGCCGACGGCCGATGCGCTGGCGACGCCGCAGACGGTGTCGGTCTCGCCCGAGTCGATCGCCCTGTCCAAGGACCTGAAGAAGCGCGGCTGGAAGTTCGTCGGCCCGACCACGGTCTATGCCTTCATGCAGGCCATGGGCCTGGTCAACGACCATGCCGTGGGCTGCGTGACCCGCGCCGAGGTGGCGCGTGCGCGGGCCGCCTTCCAGCGGCCCGGCTGA
- a CDS encoding SulP family inorganic anion transporter, with protein MPLATLRAALQPFRPRALTALKGVSREQLVADIGAGLTVGIVALPLAMAFAIASGVKPEAGLFTAIIAGFLISALGGSNVQIGGPAGAFIVIVYGIVDRYGLANLLIATSLAGVLLFAMGLFKLGALVRFIPVSIVIGFTNGIAVLIGLSQFKDALGLPIAKMPGDFFAQLHTLGQHLGQTNPWALALTGGCLALVVVWPKSYTMPVGVRLGWHHRLRRVAAHLPGTVVALVGATLIARGLHLPVETIGSRFGGIPQGLPGFELPALSWDSAKQLFIPTVTIALLGSIESLLCARVADNTADIPRHDPNQELMAQGVANFVGPFFGGIPATGTIARTVTNVRAGGRTPLAGMIHALTLLLIVLVAAPLAAGIPLAAMAGILLFVAWNMGEWREFARLRNFRWPYRLLLVGTFVLTVVFDLTVAVEVGLVSACAFFIVRMGSLFQVRPSTPPQAPAGVQVMELYGALFFGAVDKLEDLPARLPEGTQRVVLDLHRLVAMDTSGLEALHQLRHALQRRGITMDLARAAEAPLSLLERSGFAEELGPQHLWPTLEAALAPTRP; from the coding sequence ATGCCGCTGGCCACCTTGCGGGCTGCCCTGCAGCCCTTCCGCCCCCGCGCCCTGACCGCACTGAAGGGCGTCAGCCGGGAACAGCTCGTCGCCGACATCGGCGCGGGCCTCACCGTGGGCATCGTCGCCCTGCCGCTGGCCATGGCCTTTGCCATCGCCTCGGGCGTCAAGCCCGAAGCCGGGCTGTTCACTGCCATCATCGCCGGCTTCCTGATCTCCGCCCTGGGCGGCTCCAATGTGCAGATCGGCGGCCCGGCCGGGGCCTTCATCGTCATCGTCTACGGCATCGTCGACCGCTACGGCCTGGCCAATCTGCTGATCGCCACCTCGCTGGCCGGCGTGCTGCTGTTCGCCATGGGCCTGTTCAAGCTCGGCGCGCTGGTGCGCTTCATCCCGGTGTCCATCGTGATCGGCTTCACCAACGGCATCGCGGTGCTGATCGGCCTGTCGCAGTTCAAGGATGCCCTGGGCCTGCCCATCGCCAAGATGCCGGGCGACTTCTTCGCCCAGCTGCACACCCTGGGTCAGCACCTGGGGCAGACCAACCCCTGGGCCCTGGCACTGACCGGGGGCTGCCTGGCCCTGGTGGTCGTCTGGCCCAAGAGCTACACCATGCCGGTGGGCGTGCGCCTGGGCTGGCACCACCGCCTGCGCCGCGTGGCGGCCCACCTGCCCGGCACGGTGGTGGCCCTGGTGGGGGCCACGCTGATCGCCCGCGGGCTGCACCTGCCGGTGGAGACCATCGGCAGCCGCTTCGGCGGCATCCCCCAGGGTCTGCCCGGCTTCGAACTGCCGGCCCTGTCCTGGGACAGCGCCAAGCAGCTGTTCATCCCCACCGTGACGATCGCCCTGCTGGGCTCCATCGAATCGCTGCTCTGCGCCCGGGTGGCCGACAACACCGCCGACATCCCCCGCCATGACCCCAACCAGGAACTGATGGCCCAGGGCGTGGCCAACTTCGTCGGCCCCTTCTTCGGCGGCATCCCGGCCACCGGCACCATCGCCCGCACGGTGACCAATGTGCGTGCCGGCGGCCGCACCCCGCTGGCCGGCATGATCCACGCCCTGACCCTGCTGCTCATCGTGCTGGTGGCCGCCCCGCTGGCCGCCGGCATCCCGCTGGCGGCCATGGCCGGCATCCTGCTGTTCGTGGCCTGGAACATGGGCGAGTGGCGCGAGTTCGCCCGGCTGCGCAACTTCCGCTGGCCCTACCGCCTGCTGCTGGTGGGGACCTTCGTGCTGACGGTGGTCTTCGACCTCACGGTGGCGGTGGAGGTGGGTCTGGTCTCGGCCTGCGCCTTCTTCATCGTGCGCATGGGCTCGCTGTTCCAGGTGCGGCCCAGCACGCCACCGCAGGCCCCTGCCGGTGTGCAGGTGATGGAGCTCTACGGCGCCCTCTTCTTCGGCGCGGTGGACAAGCTGGAGGACCTGCCCGCCCGCCTGCCCGAGGGCACGCAGCGCGTGGTGCTGGACCTGCACCGCCTGGTGGCGATGGACACCTCCGGCCTCGAAGCCCTGCACCAGTTGCGGCACGCGCTGCAGCGCCGCGGCATCACGATGGACCTGGCACGCGCCGCCGAGGCCCCGCTGTCGCTGCTGGAGCGCTCGGGCTTCGCCGAGGAACTGGGGCCGCAGCACCTGTGGCCCACGCTGGAGGCCGCGCTGGCCCCCACCCGCCCCTGA
- a CDS encoding GNAT family N-acetyltransferase: MPLAETDAPLAAAPWAALEAAAWAAWPALAECEHAGWRLRTAQGYTKRANSANAGPAAQALTTPDIEHIEAHYAGQGLPVIFRLTDPGPQPALDEQLQQRGYLRVDPSLVLWRPLGPADGSGPGPTTLPWSDWLEAFQAVSGKLGPGQATHLAMLRAIEGPCAPAVWPADGPRCAGLAVLHQGWAGLFDVATAPDARRQGLARALCDQLLHWAAAQGAHHAYLQVLQANAGARALYARLGFVTAYRYWYRVKSA; the protein is encoded by the coding sequence ATGCCCCTTGCCGAGACCGACGCCCCCCTCGCCGCAGCCCCCTGGGCCGCGCTGGAGGCCGCGGCCTGGGCCGCCTGGCCTGCGCTCGCCGAGTGCGAGCATGCCGGCTGGCGGCTGCGCACCGCCCAGGGCTACACCAAGCGCGCCAACTCGGCCAATGCCGGCCCCGCCGCCCAGGCCCTGACAACACCGGACATCGAGCACATCGAGGCCCACTACGCCGGGCAGGGCTTGCCCGTCATCTTCCGCCTGACCGACCCCGGTCCCCAGCCGGCGCTGGATGAGCAGCTGCAGCAGCGGGGCTACCTGCGCGTGGACCCCTCGCTGGTGTTGTGGCGCCCGCTCGGGCCGGCCGACGGCAGCGGACCCGGGCCGACCACCCTGCCCTGGTCCGACTGGCTGGAGGCCTTCCAGGCCGTCTCGGGCAAGCTGGGGCCGGGCCAGGCCACCCACCTGGCCATGCTCCGGGCCATCGAGGGTCCCTGCGCGCCGGCCGTGTGGCCCGCCGATGGCCCGCGTTGCGCCGGCCTGGCGGTGCTGCACCAGGGCTGGGCCGGCCTGTTCGATGTGGCCACCGCCCCCGACGCCCGCCGGCAGGGCCTGGCCCGCGCCCTGTGCGATCAGCTGCTGCACTGGGCAGCCGCCCAAGGCGCCCACCATGCCTACCTGCAGGTGCTCCAGGCCAACGCCGGGGCCCGGGCGCTCTACGCCCGGCTGGGCTTTGTGACCGCCTACCGCTACTGGTACCGGGTGAAGTCGGCCTGA
- the kefF gene encoding glutathione-regulated potassium-efflux system oxidoreductase KefF, which produces MAEIVVLTAHPRLEHSRVNQALLQAANALPTERVQVRDLYALYPDYLIDVAAERAALAEARLVVWQFPFHWYSMPPLLKLWLDEVFGFGWAYGMGGAALGGKDLWLVVSTGGVEAAYHPAGQNQHFIDDFWPPMAQTARVAGMRFLPPLVLHGAHRVSDETVREHAALFADRLARYPAWPELEDLPPEAGCEVPADDRPHPKP; this is translated from the coding sequence ATGGCCGAAATCGTTGTCCTCACTGCCCATCCCCGACTGGAGCATTCCCGCGTCAACCAGGCCCTGCTGCAGGCCGCAAACGCCCTGCCGACCGAGCGTGTCCAGGTGCGCGACCTCTACGCGCTCTACCCCGACTACCTGATCGACGTGGCCGCCGAGCGCGCTGCCCTGGCCGAGGCCCGGCTGGTGGTGTGGCAGTTCCCCTTCCACTGGTACAGCATGCCGCCCCTGCTCAAGCTCTGGCTGGACGAGGTCTTCGGCTTCGGCTGGGCCTACGGCATGGGCGGGGCCGCGCTGGGGGGCAAGGACCTGTGGCTGGTGGTGAGCACCGGCGGGGTCGAGGCGGCCTACCACCCCGCGGGCCAGAACCAGCACTTCATCGACGACTTCTGGCCCCCGATGGCGCAGACGGCCCGGGTGGCCGGCATGCGCTTCCTGCCGCCGCTGGTGCTGCACGGCGCCCACCGGGTCAGCGACGAAACCGTGCGGGAACACGCTGCCCTGTTTGCCGACCGCCTGGCCCGCTACCCCGCCTGGCCCGAGCTGGAGGACCTGCCGCCCGAAGCCGGTTGCGAGGTGCCCGCCGACGACCGCCCCCACCCCAAGCCATGA
- a CDS encoding segregation and condensation protein A has product MPPPVAPEVDTPEMVDGVAVARLYGEPLFALPNDLYIPPDALEVFLEAFQGPLDLLLYLIRKQNFNILDIPMADVTRQYLAYVDQIRAHNLELAADYLLMAAMLIEIKSRMLLPPKPSENGEEPEDPRAELVRRLLEYEQMKLAAARLDSLPVMGRDFLRAQVHVEQSLAPRFPDVSLVDIQEAWRDILRRAKLNQHHRITREQLSVREYMSVVLRRLQGERFVEFQDLFDVSQGSPVVVVTFIAMLELARERLLEITQAEAFAPIYVRLAYQPT; this is encoded by the coding sequence TTGCCGCCCCCGGTGGCCCCAGAGGTGGACACCCCCGAGATGGTGGATGGGGTGGCGGTGGCGCGCCTGTACGGCGAGCCGCTGTTCGCCCTGCCCAACGACCTCTACATCCCGCCGGATGCCCTGGAGGTCTTCCTGGAGGCCTTCCAGGGCCCGCTGGATCTGCTGCTCTACCTGATCCGCAAGCAGAACTTCAACATCCTCGACATCCCGATGGCGGATGTCACGCGGCAGTACCTGGCCTACGTGGACCAGATCCGCGCGCACAACCTCGAACTGGCGGCCGACTACCTGCTGATGGCGGCCATGCTCATCGAGATCAAGTCGCGCATGCTGCTGCCGCCCAAGCCCAGCGAGAACGGCGAGGAGCCCGAGGACCCGCGGGCCGAGCTGGTGCGCCGCCTGCTGGAATACGAGCAGATGAAGCTGGCGGCCGCGCGGCTGGACAGCCTGCCGGTGATGGGGCGCGACTTCCTGCGAGCGCAGGTCCACGTCGAGCAGTCGCTGGCACCGCGCTTTCCGGACGTTTCGCTGGTGGACATCCAGGAGGCCTGGCGCGACATCCTGCGCCGCGCCAAGCTCAACCAGCACCACCGCATCACCCGCGAGCAGCTCTCGGTGCGCGAGTACATGAGTGTGGTGCTGCGCCGCCTGCAGGGCGAGCGCTTCGTCGAATTCCAGGATCTGTTCGACGTGAGTCAGGGATCGCCGGTGGTGGTGGTGACCTTCATCGCGATGCTGGAACTGGCCCGCGAGCGCCTGCTGGAGATCACCCAGGCCGAGGCCTTCGCACCGATCTACGTGCGCCTGGCCTACCAGCCGACCTGA
- a CDS encoding ParA family protein codes for MQVIAVANPKGGVGKSTLATNLAGALAQRGHSVALGDLDRQQSARQWLDLRPAAARPIQTWRLDDAGDLASPPKGADRAVVDTPAGLHGKKLRAVLGQVDRILIPLQPSLFDIQAIHGFLQELSEVGVPGSAQIGLVGMRVKDHTIAQDRLQEFLATLKAPLVATLRDTQNYVHLAAHGLTLWDVTPSRVERDLDQWAPLLAWCQGR; via the coding sequence ATGCAGGTCATTGCGGTCGCCAACCCCAAGGGCGGGGTCGGCAAGAGCACGTTGGCCACCAACCTGGCCGGCGCCCTGGCGCAGCGGGGCCACTCGGTGGCCCTGGGGGATCTGGACCGGCAGCAGTCGGCCCGCCAGTGGCTGGACCTGCGGCCCGCCGCGGCCCGCCCCATCCAGACCTGGCGGCTGGACGATGCCGGTGACCTGGCCTCGCCGCCCAAGGGCGCGGACCGGGCGGTGGTCGACACGCCAGCCGGTCTGCATGGCAAGAAGCTGCGGGCCGTGCTGGGCCAGGTCGATCGCATCCTGATCCCGCTGCAGCCCAGCCTGTTCGACATCCAGGCCATCCACGGCTTTCTCCAGGAACTGTCCGAGGTGGGGGTGCCCGGGAGCGCGCAGATCGGCCTGGTGGGCATGCGGGTGAAGGACCACACCATCGCGCAGGACCGCCTGCAGGAGTTTCTCGCCACGCTCAAGGCCCCGCTGGTGGCCACGCTGCGGGACACCCAGAACTACGTGCATCTGGCCGCCCACGGCCTGACGCTGTGGGACGTGACACCCAGCCGGGTGGAGCGTGACCTGGATCAATGGGCGCCCCTGCTGGCGTGGTGCCAGGGCCGCTGA
- a CDS encoding DUF3460 family protein gives MPLFWKPYKSEITQFIDELKAKRPTLEAEQRAGRGLLWDRPQDREAEAEFKAARVAQQPYVYQTRGH, from the coding sequence ATGCCGCTGTTCTGGAAACCCTACAAGTCCGAGATCACCCAGTTCATCGACGAACTCAAGGCCAAGCGCCCGACGCTGGAAGCCGAGCAGCGCGCCGGCCGGGGCCTGCTGTGGGACCGCCCGCAGGACCGCGAGGCCGAGGCCGAGTTCAAGGCCGCCCGCGTGGCCCAGCAGCCCTACGTCTACCAGACCCGCGGCCACTGA
- the metG gene encoding methionine--tRNA ligase: MTRKLFVTTALPYANAPFHIGHMMEYIQADIWVRFQRMQGSEVHFVGADDAHGAPIMIAAEKAGITPQQFVAQVAAGRPQYLNGFHIAFDNWHSTDGPENHALAQDIYRALRANELIDVKTIEQFFDPDKGMFLPDRFIKGECPKCGAADQYGDSCEVCGAVYAPTELKKPYSALSGATPVLKSSDHYFFRLSDPRCVEFLEQWTHTPGRLQPEVLNKIKEWFAKDEDGQGGLGDWDISRDAPYFGIEIPDAPGKYFYVWLDAPIGYLASLKNYFGKKGLDYEAFFADPAVEQIHFIGKDITYFHTLFWPAMLHFSGRKTPDKINVHGFITVNGGQKMSKSRGTGISPLKYLELGMHPEWLRYYIAAKLNSRVEDIDFNPEDFIARVNSDLVGKYINIASRAAGFLTKRFEGRLSADLGVEGRSLLDALRAQRGAITELYEEREYGKALREIMALADKVNEYVDTHKPWELAKHPEQAAVLHDVCSTCIEAFRLLTIYLKPVLPALAEKVEAFLQVAPMSFEDIGRALGAHSIGAYQHLMQRVDAQLLDELLAPPPAPKLVPGGEELAPEIKIDDFTKVDLRIAKIVKAEAVEGSDKLLRLTLDVGEGKTRNVFSGIKSAYKPEDLEGKLTVMVANLAPRKMKFGLSEGMVLAASHADEKANPGIFVLEPFPGAQPGMRVR, from the coding sequence ATGACCCGCAAGCTCTTCGTCACCACCGCCCTGCCCTACGCCAATGCGCCCTTCCACATCGGGCACATGATGGAGTACATCCAGGCCGACATCTGGGTGCGATTCCAGCGCATGCAAGGGTCCGAGGTGCACTTCGTGGGTGCCGACGACGCCCACGGCGCGCCGATCATGATCGCCGCCGAGAAGGCGGGCATCACGCCGCAGCAGTTCGTGGCCCAGGTGGCCGCCGGCCGGCCGCAGTACCTCAACGGCTTCCACATCGCCTTCGACAACTGGCACTCCACCGACGGCCCGGAGAACCACGCGCTGGCCCAGGACATCTACCGCGCCCTGCGGGCCAACGAGCTGATCGACGTGAAGACGATCGAGCAGTTCTTCGACCCGGACAAGGGCATGTTCCTGCCCGACCGCTTCATCAAGGGCGAGTGCCCCAAGTGCGGCGCGGCCGACCAGTACGGCGACTCCTGCGAGGTCTGCGGCGCCGTCTACGCCCCCACCGAGCTGAAGAAGCCCTATTCAGCCCTGTCGGGCGCCACCCCGGTGCTCAAGTCCTCGGACCACTACTTCTTCCGCCTGTCCGACCCGCGCTGCGTCGAGTTCCTGGAGCAGTGGACCCACACCCCCGGCCGCCTGCAGCCCGAGGTGCTCAACAAGATCAAGGAATGGTTCGCCAAGGATGAGGACGGCCAGGGCGGCCTGGGCGACTGGGACATCAGCCGCGACGCGCCCTACTTCGGCATCGAGATCCCCGACGCGCCGGGCAAGTACTTCTACGTCTGGCTGGACGCCCCGATCGGCTACCTGGCGTCCCTCAAGAACTACTTCGGCAAAAAGGGCCTGGACTACGAGGCCTTCTTCGCCGATCCGGCGGTGGAGCAGATCCACTTCATCGGCAAGGACATCACCTACTTCCACACCCTGTTCTGGCCGGCCATGCTGCATTTCAGCGGCCGCAAGACGCCGGACAAGATCAACGTGCACGGCTTCATCACCGTCAACGGCGGCCAGAAGATGAGCAAGAGCCGGGGCACCGGCATCAGCCCGCTGAAGTACCTGGAGCTGGGCATGCACCCGGAATGGCTGCGCTACTACATCGCCGCCAAGCTCAACAGCCGGGTCGAGGACATCGACTTCAACCCCGAGGACTTCATCGCCCGGGTCAATTCCGACCTGGTGGGCAAGTACATCAACATCGCCTCGCGCGCCGCCGGCTTCCTGACCAAGCGCTTCGAGGGCCGGCTCTCGGCCGACCTGGGCGTGGAAGGCCGCAGCCTGCTGGACGCCCTGCGTGCCCAGCGCGGGGCCATCACCGAGCTCTATGAAGAGCGCGAATACGGCAAGGCCCTGCGCGAGATCATGGCCCTGGCCGACAAGGTCAACGAGTACGTGGACACCCACAAGCCCTGGGAGCTGGCCAAGCACCCCGAGCAGGCGGCGGTGCTGCACGACGTCTGCAGCACCTGCATCGAGGCCTTCCGCCTGCTGACCATCTACCTCAAGCCCGTGCTGCCGGCCCTGGCCGAGAAGGTGGAGGCCTTCCTGCAGGTGGCGCCGATGAGCTTCGAGGACATCGGCCGCGCCCTGGGCGCCCACAGCATCGGCGCCTACCAGCACCTGATGCAGCGGGTGGATGCCCAGTTGCTGGACGAGCTGCTGGCCCCGCCGCCCGCCCCCAAGCTGGTGCCCGGCGGCGAGGAGCTGGCCCCGGAAATCAAGATCGACGACTTCACCAAGGTCGACCTGCGCATCGCCAAGATCGTCAAGGCCGAGGCGGTGGAGGGCAGCGACAAGCTGCTGCGCCTGACCCTGGACGTGGGCGAAGGGAAGACCCGCAACGTCTTCAGCGGCATCAAGAGCGCCTACAAGCCCGAGGACCTGGAAGGCAAGCTGACCGTGATGGTGGCCAACCTGGCCCCGCGCAAGATGAAGTTCGGCCTCAGCGAGGGCATGGTGCTGGCCGCCAGCCATGCCGACGAGAAGGCGAACCCCGGCATCTTCGTGCTGGAGCCCTTCCCCGGCGCCCAGCCGGGCATGCGGGTTCGGTAA
- a CDS encoding CYTH and CHAD domain-containing protein: MVEIELKFQVPAGAEAAVRRAVGTAQARQQRLRARYLDTPDHRLARSRAALRLRDEGAHWVQTFKAEGDNPMQRLEHEVELPGGEPPPDPDLARHANTPAAEALARALGMTVLAGDGRAQGLALHFETDIQRLSRVVRLPGGTRVELAFDVGVIRAGGREWPVCELEFELVQGEPADLLALAQRWVERHGLWLDVRSKAERGHLLAAGRWASPPARGAAPPLRNSQRPERALQALMRAALGQVLANAAVLADAGLPALDERDEYLRQCRIGLRRLRTVLRVLASPEATRLRADPAWEAALAEVFRRLGLQRDQDALAQGLLPALQAAGAPWTGALQTSAAEVDVGAELRDPGFTRLLIALLAFVQTPVSAPQEASAGPTLRRWMRAALAPLHKQVRRDAKAYATLDEAARHRLRKRIKRLRYLLEMSASLWPAKALARHLAALRQAQDALGSEHDQVLAQALFTGAAAQEPRAWWAVGWLQAARQTQVPQCAQALQALRRTDPAWD, encoded by the coding sequence GTGGTCGAGATCGAGTTGAAGTTCCAGGTGCCCGCCGGTGCCGAGGCGGCAGTGCGCCGCGCCGTGGGCACGGCCCAGGCCCGCCAGCAGCGGCTGCGGGCCCGCTACCTGGACACGCCCGATCACCGCCTGGCGCGGTCCCGCGCGGCGCTGCGACTGCGCGACGAAGGCGCCCACTGGGTGCAGACCTTCAAGGCCGAGGGCGACAACCCGATGCAGCGGCTGGAGCACGAGGTCGAGCTGCCCGGTGGCGAGCCGCCGCCGGACCCCGACCTGGCCCGCCACGCCAACACCCCGGCCGCCGAGGCCCTGGCCCGCGCGCTGGGCATGACGGTGCTGGCCGGCGATGGCCGGGCTCAGGGGCTGGCGCTGCATTTCGAGACCGACATCCAGCGTCTGAGCCGGGTGGTCCGCCTGCCCGGGGGCACCCGGGTGGAACTGGCCTTCGATGTGGGGGTGATCCGCGCGGGGGGCCGGGAATGGCCGGTGTGCGAGCTGGAGTTCGAACTGGTGCAGGGCGAGCCCGCCGACCTGCTGGCGCTGGCGCAGCGCTGGGTGGAACGCCACGGCCTGTGGCTGGACGTGCGCAGCAAGGCCGAACGAGGCCACCTGCTGGCGGCCGGGCGCTGGGCCTCACCGCCGGCGCGTGGCGCGGCGCCGCCGCTGCGCAACAGCCAACGGCCCGAGCGCGCCCTGCAGGCTCTGATGCGCGCGGCCCTGGGACAGGTGCTGGCCAATGCCGCGGTGCTGGCCGATGCCGGCCTGCCGGCGCTGGACGAGCGGGACGAGTATCTGCGCCAGTGCCGCATCGGCCTGCGCCGGCTGCGCACGGTGCTGCGCGTGCTGGCGTCCCCCGAGGCCACCCGCCTGCGGGCCGACCCGGCCTGGGAGGCCGCGCTGGCCGAGGTCTTCCGCCGCCTGGGGCTGCAGCGCGACCAGGACGCGCTGGCCCAGGGGCTGCTGCCGGCCCTGCAGGCCGCCGGGGCGCCGTGGACGGGGGCCCTGCAGACCTCCGCGGCCGAGGTGGATGTGGGTGCCGAGCTGCGCGACCCGGGCTTCACCCGGCTGCTGATCGCCCTGCTGGCCTTTGTCCAGACGCCGGTGTCGGCTCCGCAGGAGGCCTCGGCGGGGCCCACGCTGCGGCGCTGGATGCGGGCCGCGCTGGCGCCGCTGCACAAGCAGGTGCGGCGCGATGCCAAGGCCTATGCCACCCTGGACGAGGCGGCCCGTCACCGCCTGCGCAAGCGCATCAAGCGCCTGCGCTACCTGCTGGAGATGAGCGCCAGCCTGTGGCCGGCCAAGGCCCTGGCCCGCCATCTGGCCGCGCTGCGCCAGGCCCAGGATGCCCTGGGGTCCGAACACGATCAGGTGCTGGCCCAGGCCTTGTTCACCGGGGCCGCGGCACAGGAGCCCCGAGCCTGGTGGGCCGTGGGCTGGCTGCAGGCCGCACGCCAGACCCAGGTGCCGCAGTGCGCCCAGGCCCTGCAAGCCCTGCGCCGCACCGACCCGGCCTGGGACTGA